A genomic segment from Lutibacter sp. A80 encodes:
- a CDS encoding PKD domain-containing protein gives MKLHHLLTVLKGFFFSFILFSFILACSKKDEIEEIPVAAFSFTPATPEAGTEVSFTNESTDADSYQWSAEGTSFGSTEEHPKFTFETAGDYEVKLVVTNSAGSDEIIKTITVTAAQEAPVAAFSFTPASPEAGTEVSFTNQSTDADSYQWSAEGTSFSSTEEHPKFTFETAGDYEVKLVVTNSAGSDEIIKTITVTATQEAPVAAFSFTPASPEAGTEVSFTNQSTDADSYQWSAEGTSFSSTEEHPKFTFETAGDYEVKLVVTNSAGSDEIIKTITVTAAQEAPVAAFSFTPATPEAGTEVSFTNESTDADSYQWSAEGTSFSSTEEHPKFTFETAGDYEVKLVVTNSAGSDEIIKTITVTAAQEAPVAAFSFTPATPEAGTEVSFTNQSTDADSYQWSAEGTSFSSTEEHPKFTFETAGDYEVKLVVTNSAGSDEIIKTITVTAAQEAPVAVFSFIPATPEAGTEVSFTNQSTDADSYQWSAEGTSFSSTEEHPKFTFETAGDYEVKLVVTNSAGSDEIIKTITVINGGGSGNSCNLPECYVEKTTTVSSGVTTTVTYGYTVISGSKKLSSITTSTGYGNLVTSFQYDVQGRRIKSESKLGGSLQNYTEYTYNNDQTVKANTYDSSGTLTGYSIDKYDANNRLTRTDTYSSDGKLGSYVVYSDFLSTEGSFPQLVQTYDSSNAITQTDTHTYQDCQLKKTVSKDGSGTVIGEISNTIDASGLLRTSSATIYTQGFTITSNTDYVYDCD, from the coding sequence ATGAAATTACACCATTTATTAACAGTATTAAAAGGATTCTTTTTTTCGTTTATTTTGTTTTCATTTATTTTAGCTTGTTCCAAAAAAGATGAAATAGAAGAAATTCCAGTTGCAGCATTCAGTTTTACACCAGCCACACCAGAAGCAGGCACAGAAGTCAGTTTTACTAACGAAAGTACTGATGCCGATAGTTACCAATGGTCAGCCGAAGGCACAAGTTTTGGTTCTACAGAAGAACACCCAAAATTTACCTTTGAAACAGCAGGCGATTATGAAGTAAAATTAGTCGTGACTAATTCAGCAGGATCAGATGAGATTATTAAGACAATAACAGTTACAGCAGCTCAAGAAGCGCCAGTTGCAGCATTCAGTTTTACACCAGCCTCACCAGAAGCAGGCACAGAAGTGAGTTTTACTAACCAAAGTACCGATGCAGATAGTTACCAATGGTCAGCCGAAGGCACAAGTTTTAGTTCTACAGAAGAACACCCAAAATTTACCTTTGAAACAGCAGGGGATTATGAAGTAAAATTAGTCGTTACCAATTCAGCAGGATCAGATGAGATTATAAAAACAATAACAGTTACAGCAACTCAAGAAGCGCCAGTTGCAGCATTCAGTTTTACACCAGCCTCACCAGAAGCAGGCACAGAAGTGAGTTTTACTAACCAAAGTACCGATGCAGATAGTTACCAATGGTCAGCCGAAGGCACAAGTTTTAGTTCTACAGAAGAACACCCAAAATTTACCTTTGAAACAGCAGGCGATTATGAAGTAAAATTAGTCGTTACCAATTCAGCTGGTTCAGATGAGATTATAAAAACAATAACAGTTACAGCAGCTCAAGAAGCGCCAGTTGCAGCATTCAGTTTTACACCAGCCACACCAGAAGCAGGCACAGAAGTAAGTTTTACTAACGAAAGTACTGATGCCGATAGTTACCAATGGTCAGCCGAAGGCACAAGTTTTAGTTCTACAGAAGAACACCCAAAATTTACCTTTGAAACAGCAGGCGATTATGAAGTAAAATTAGTCGTTACCAATTCAGCTGGTTCAGATGAGATTATAAAAACAATAACAGTTACAGCAGCTCAAGAAGCGCCAGTTGCAGCATTCAGTTTTACACCAGCCACACCAGAAGCAGGCACAGAAGTGAGTTTTACTAACCAAAGTACCGATGCAGATAGTTACCAATGGTCAGCCGAAGGCACAAGTTTTAGTTCTACAGAAGAACACCCAAAATTCACCTTTGAAACAGCAGGCGATTATGAAGTAAAATTAGTCGTTACCAATTCAGCTGGTTCAGATGAGATTATAAAAACAATAACAGTTACAGCAGCTCAAGAAGCGCCAGTTGCAGTATTCAGTTTTATACCAGCCACACCAGAAGCAGGAACAGAAGTGAGTTTTACTAACCAAAGTACCGATGCAGATAGTTACCAATGGTCAGCCGAAGGCACAAGTTTTAGTTCTACGGAAGAACACCCAAAATTTACCTTTGAAACAGCAGGCGATTATGAAGTAAAATTAGTCGTTACCAATTCAGCAGGATCAGATGAGATTATTAAGACAATAACAGTAATTAATGGGGGAGGAAGTGGTAATTCCTGTAACCTTCCTGAATGTTATGTAGAAAAGACAACAACTGTTTCTTCGGGGGTTACAACAACGGTTACTTATGGTTATACGGTTATAAGTGGTTCAAAAAAACTTTCATCAATTACAACTTCTACAGGTTATGGAAATTTAGTTACTAGTTTTCAGTATGATGTACAGGGACGAAGAATAAAATCTGAAAGTAAATTAGGAGGTTCATTGCAAAATTATACTGAATATACTTATAATAACGATCAAACTGTGAAAGCTAATACCTATGATTCTTCAGGAACATTAACAGGATATTCTATTGATAAATATGATGCAAATAATAGATTAACGCGTACCGATACATATTCATCAGATGGAAAATTGGGTAGTTACGTGGTATATTCTGATTTCTTGAGTACAGAAGGAAGTTTCCCTCAACTTGTACAAACCTATGATTCTAGTAATGCAATTACTCAAACTGATACACATACATACCAAGATTGTCAGCTAAAAAAGACGGTTTCTAAAGATGGGAGTGGAACTGTTATTGGAGAAATAAGTAATACAATTGATGCTAGTGGTTTATTACGTACTAGTTCAGCTACTATTTATACACAAGGATTCACAATTACAAGTAATACAGATTACGTTTATGATTGTGATTAA